The proteins below come from a single Thermoproteales archaeon genomic window:
- a CDS encoding DUF131 domain-containing protein: MSIVISLGSTMESIGILLIILGITLVIIAAIIFFIIGVRASGQVKGGGVILIGPIPIIIGSDKEVIKWAILLTIASMLFILAMCILAR, encoded by the coding sequence TTGAGCATAGTAATTAGTTTAGGGTCGACAATGGAATCGATAGGGATATTGCTAATAATACTGGGAATAACGCTTGTAATAATAGCAGCCATAATTTTCTTTATCATCGGAGTTCGCGCTAGTGGGCAGGTTAAAGGAGGAGGAGTTATTTTAATAGGACCTATACCGATAATTATTGGAAGCGATAAAGAAGTCATAAAATGGGCCATCCTGTTAACAATAGCATCTATGCTGTTCATTCTCGCAATGTGCATATTGGCGAGGTGA
- a CDS encoding CPBP family intramembrane metalloprotease, translating into MFTMLREKFEQKKEIINVFSAYIISVLIREISSKWLKSDYSSFFMYIFLAIYVLLVLKFEKTSFISAYLEPLDLLYASTLFGLMPRYFSIMILGLTHRLVIGLPQIGILPLLIISSIIEEMFFRAYAYNCLKKLVGYKKSYTITILLYALFHVPLASLPNSAMVIPIYLLSGILFQEMYLKWGLASAIISHIAYNIIGVLYLVEYSLSSILIISLAFITTICLIKFLA; encoded by the coding sequence TTGTTTACAATGCTCAGAGAAAAGTTTGAACAGAAAAAGGAAATCATCAACGTTTTTTCAGCTTATATAATATCAGTATTGATACGTGAGATTTCATCAAAATGGCTGAAAAGCGACTACAGTTCTTTTTTTATGTATATATTTCTAGCAATTTACGTCTTGCTAGTATTAAAATTTGAGAAAACCAGCTTTATATCCGCATATTTAGAACCTCTCGACCTTCTCTATGCTTCAACGCTTTTTGGTTTGATGCCAAGGTATTTTTCCATTATGATACTTGGTTTGACTCATCGATTGGTAATAGGCTTGCCCCAGATAGGTATATTACCCCTGCTCATAATTTCTAGCATTATAGAAGAGATGTTTTTTAGAGCGTATGCGTATAATTGCCTAAAAAAATTGGTAGGCTACAAAAAATCGTATACTATAACAATCCTTTTATACGCCTTATTTCACGTCCCCTTAGCTTCTCTGCCAAACTCAGCCATGGTAATACCCATATACTTACTCTCCGGGATATTATTTCAGGAAATGTATCTGAAATGGGGACTAGCCTCAGCTATAATCTCTCACATAGCATACAACATTATTGGAGTACTTTACCTAGTCGAGTATTCTCTATCGTCGATCCTTATTATTTCGCTTGCTTTCATCACAACTATATGCTTGATAAAGTTTTTAGCTTGA
- the hxlB gene encoding 6-phospho-3-hexuloisomerase — protein MIYLLILVKLLRHLQKAIIEISDHIKSITECLDYDSIEKVINVLIKAREKGRKILVVGAGRSGLVGKSFAMRLMHLGFNVYVVGETITPSVKEEDILIAISGSGRTQVVVTVAAAAKRMGAKIIAITSHPDSPLGRISDYMIRIPGRTKIAKEVDYFTRQVLGIYEPLAPLGTLFEDSTLVFFDGLVVELMQRLKITEADMKKRHANVEFPM, from the coding sequence CATTTGCAGAAAGCTATAATAGAGATTTCAGACCATATAAAAAGCATCACAGAGTGTTTGGATTATGATTCTATAGAAAAGGTAATCAATGTTCTAATTAAAGCTAGAGAAAAAGGCAGAAAAATATTGGTTGTAGGAGCTGGACGCTCAGGTCTTGTTGGAAAATCTTTCGCTATGCGATTAATGCATTTAGGATTTAACGTTTACGTGGTGGGAGAGACTATAACGCCATCCGTTAAAGAGGAAGATATTCTAATCGCGATCTCCGGCTCTGGAAGGACGCAAGTTGTAGTTACAGTAGCTGCCGCCGCTAAAAGAATGGGAGCAAAAATTATAGCCATTACGTCTCATCCCGATTCACCGCTTGGTAGAATAAGCGACTATATGATACGCATACCTGGTAGGACGAAAATAGCTAAAGAAGTGGATTACTTTACCCGCCAAGTATTAGGTATCTACGAGCCATTGGCTCCTCTAGGCACATTATTTGAAGATTCCACGCTAGTCTTCTTCGACGGATTAGTAGTCGAGCTTATGCAACGTCTAAAAATTACAGAGGCTGATATGAAGAAGAGACATGCAAACGTAGAATTTCCCATGTAA